In a single window of the Candidatus Dependentiae bacterium genome:
- a CDS encoding inositol oxygenase family protein, whose product MIKKVFSVMAFYTCLIFADFRDYPEANNNPIAQFYYENHTQQTLNFVLQKKQQYVGSYRKQMSVWQALEQLNQLVDESDPDLNLPQIQHALQTAEAIRKDGQPEWFVITGLIHDLGKILCAFDEPQWAVVGDTFPVGCAYTKDIVYHAFFNDNPDILIKEYQTKYGIYKPNCGLEHVHMSWGHDEYLYHVVKNYLPPQAAYVIRYHSFYAQHQHNAYDHLLNEYDRQMFAWVKKFQTYDLYSKDRTHQIDIEKVKPYYQTLIAEFFPDQIDW is encoded by the coding sequence ATGATCAAAAAAGTTTTTTCAGTAATGGCATTCTATACATGTTTAATTTTCGCAGATTTTCGTGATTATCCTGAAGCAAATAATAATCCTATCGCACAATTCTATTATGAAAACCATACCCAACAGACGTTAAATTTTGTTTTACAAAAAAAACAACAATATGTTGGATCATACCGTAAACAAATGAGTGTTTGGCAAGCATTGGAACAGTTAAATCAATTAGTCGATGAAAGCGATCCCGATCTCAATTTACCGCAAATACAGCATGCATTGCAAACAGCTGAGGCCATACGCAAAGATGGTCAACCTGAATGGTTTGTAATAACCGGACTAATTCATGATTTGGGCAAAATATTATGCGCATTTGACGAACCACAATGGGCAGTGGTCGGCGACACCTTTCCAGTTGGTTGCGCTTATACAAAAGATATTGTTTACCATGCATTTTTCAATGATAACCCTGATATACTCATCAAAGAATATCAAACTAAATATGGCATCTACAAGCCTAATTGCGGTCTTGAGCATGTACATATGTCCTGGGGGCATGATGAATATCTGTATCATGTAGTCAAAAATTATCTACCCCCTCAAGCTGCTTATGTTATCCGCTATCATTCATTTTATGCGCAGCATCAGCACAATGCTTATGATCATTTACTCAACGAGTATGATCGGCAGATGTTTGCATGGGTAAAAAAGTTCCAAACATATGATCTCTATTCCAAAGACCGCACACATCAAATTGATATTGAAAAAGTAAAACCCTACTATCAAACACTAATAGCAGAGTTTTTTCCTGATCAAATAGATTGGTAA
- the radA gene encoding DNA repair protein RadA — protein sequence MAKQKTTFNCTNCTYKTPKWVGCCPECKQWNSFEEITTSPLGAKKRTSEASAQLVKLNSVETETKPRLLSGIKEWDRVVGGGIMPSSLIILTGDPGIGKSTLLLQITNKLAENYLVYYFSTEESLQQVKQRAQRLQCTSESLLFSDQANLESIINTSQEHKPDVVIIDSIQNCYLSQTQTIPGSVGQLRESAFHLMRLAKEHDITVIVTGHITKEGTMAGPKTLEHMVDAVFYLQGEDRWQTRVLRSVKNRFGTINELGFFQMGEHGLEEVPNINQQLIAEISYSPGSVLVSFIEGSKPILLELQALTIESKLAIAQRVVSGVDHKQVVLIAAILQKYLHIKLSSQDIFFKVSGGFKVKSSSTDLGIALALLSSYFQQPLPEKSIALGEISLTGQIKPINQIGAYVHEAEKFGIETVLVAKNQQVESSSCTIKHFTNVYELLNLFEDI from the coding sequence ATGGCAAAACAAAAAACCACTTTTAACTGTACTAACTGTACTTATAAAACGCCCAAATGGGTTGGTTGCTGTCCTGAATGCAAACAATGGAACAGTTTTGAAGAAATCACAACTAGTCCGTTAGGTGCAAAAAAAAGAACCTCTGAAGCATCCGCACAACTGGTAAAACTAAATAGTGTTGAAACCGAAACCAAACCTCGACTTTTGAGTGGCATCAAAGAGTGGGATCGTGTTGTTGGTGGTGGCATTATGCCAAGCTCACTCATCATCTTAACCGGTGATCCCGGTATTGGTAAATCTACACTTTTACTGCAAATCACCAATAAACTGGCAGAAAACTATTTAGTTTATTATTTTTCAACTGAAGAATCATTACAACAGGTAAAACAACGAGCTCAACGTTTGCAATGCACAAGTGAATCACTTCTGTTTTCTGATCAAGCAAACCTCGAATCGATTATCAATACCTCACAAGAACATAAACCTGATGTAGTGATTATTGATTCAATTCAAAACTGTTATTTAAGCCAAACACAAACAATTCCCGGCAGCGTTGGTCAACTGCGTGAATCAGCATTTCATTTAATGCGCCTGGCAAAAGAGCATGATATCACGGTGATCGTTACCGGGCATATCACTAAAGAGGGAACTATGGCGGGACCAAAAACATTAGAGCATATGGTTGACGCGGTGTTTTACTTACAAGGCGAAGACCGCTGGCAGACACGTGTACTACGTTCAGTAAAAAATCGTTTTGGTACTATCAATGAATTAGGTTTTTTCCAGATGGGTGAACATGGCCTTGAGGAAGTACCGAACATCAATCAACAACTCATCGCCGAAATCAGTTATTCTCCCGGTTCAGTTTTGGTCAGTTTTATTGAAGGTTCAAAACCTATTTTGCTTGAACTACAGGCATTAACTATTGAATCAAAACTTGCAATTGCACAACGAGTGGTATCCGGCGTTGATCATAAACAGGTTGTTCTCATTGCTGCAATCTTACAAAAATACCTACATATCAAACTGAGCTCACAAGACATCTTCTTTAAAGTAAGTGGCGGATTTAAGGTAAAAAGCAGTTCAACCGATCTTGGCATTGCTTTGGCTCTATTATCAAGTTATTTCCAACAACCACTACCTGAAAAATCAATTGCTCTGGGTGAAATAAGTTTAACCGGACAGATCAAGCCGATCAATCAAATTGGCGCATACGTACATGAGGCAGAAAAATTCGGTATTGAAACGGTACTCGTTGCAAAAAATCAACAAGTCGAAAGTTCATCATGCACGATTAAACATTTCACTAATGTGTATGAGCTATTAAATCTATTTGAAGATATTTAA
- a CDS encoding cation:dicarboxylase symporter family transporter: MFLKKFSLPFQLIAIIAFVFLCGDFFNESSVRFFYTFSLLFKSVLSLFLPLIIFSFVLTGILSFKRNAPLVLAVLVASIFVSNSVIALLTYLVGVAVVPFVVQGISIDGFQIASGVEPYYQFDFPTLITSENALLIAIVIGIALSFVRIPKLERGIRIFKDAVENFLNYYFIPLLPLYVFGFLLEIHYRGIFASLFSHYGKAFIVILSVQVVFLLAYYFLAASGSTKKMIKYIQNALPSYLTAFSTMSSTTTIPVSVECAEKNMNNKPLAEISMPIMANIHLVGDSISTPLLAMVTVSLFLGTFPDPISYIKFVFFFCTAMLAVSGIPGGGIIVMIPILISQLGFNEQMVSIITALYLLLDPFGTAANVMGDGALVIIVNKVLKKLRVV; this comes from the coding sequence ATGTTTTTAAAGAAGTTTTCATTGCCATTTCAGCTTATTGCAATCATCGCATTTGTATTTTTATGTGGTGATTTTTTTAATGAGTCATCGGTGCGTTTTTTCTATACATTTAGTTTGCTTTTCAAATCGGTTTTGAGTCTGTTTTTGCCACTTATTATTTTTTCATTTGTATTGACCGGTATTTTATCATTTAAACGGAATGCACCGTTAGTGTTGGCGGTTTTGGTTGCAAGTATTTTTGTATCAAATAGTGTTATTGCTTTGTTGACCTATCTCGTTGGGGTAGCAGTAGTGCCTTTTGTTGTTCAAGGTATATCAATTGATGGCTTTCAGATTGCAAGTGGTGTTGAGCCTTATTATCAATTTGATTTTCCTACGTTAATCACTTCAGAAAATGCATTATTGATTGCTATTGTTATTGGTATAGCATTATCATTTGTGCGTATACCAAAGCTGGAAAGAGGAATAAGAATATTCAAAGATGCGGTTGAAAATTTTTTGAATTATTATTTCATTCCTTTGCTCCCGTTGTATGTCTTTGGATTTTTACTTGAGATACATTATCGGGGCATTTTTGCGAGCCTGTTTTCTCATTATGGCAAAGCATTCATTGTGATTCTATCAGTGCAAGTAGTTTTTTTACTGGCATATTACTTCCTTGCAGCTAGTGGATCAACAAAGAAAATGATTAAATATATACAAAATGCGCTGCCAAGTTATTTAACTGCTTTCAGTACTATGTCCAGCACAACCACTATTCCGGTTTCAGTAGAATGTGCTGAAAAAAATATGAACAATAAGCCATTAGCTGAAATTTCTATGCCGATCATGGCTAATATTCATTTAGTTGGTGATAGTATCAGCACACCGCTCTTGGCAATGGTTACCGTTTCTTTATTTTTAGGTACGTTTCCAGATCCAATTTCATATATAAAATTTGTCTTTTTCTTTTGTACGGCAATGCTGGCAGTTTCGGGTATTCCCGGTGGGGGAATCATTGTGATGATTCCTATCTTGATATCTCAGCTTGGTTTTAATGAACAGATGGTGAGTATCATTACTGCACTTTATTTATTACTTGATCCATTTGGTACTGCGGCTAATGTTATGGGCGATGGAGCGTTGGTTATTATAGTTAATAAAGTACTTAAAAAATTACGTGTAGTTTGA
- a CDS encoding mechanosensitive ion channel family protein — MQYPQIRPEYIQYAIRFGKIAFIILLGLSGIHILRKIIKKHLLKLYPDALRVNVIVRLISYFLFFLVATIALQEIGIDMTALIGAAGVVGVAIGFAAQTSVANIISGLFLTLEHPFELNDTIIINTIEGQIKAVNLFAVTIRTSDNKIVRIPNEQVLKSNIYNITKNKNRRFESNINLAPEASIQQAIGVIKELATQKDYLLNELAPFIAIKEVAGNYSRLFIGVWTTQKNWETTRAHFLSDLKMALAKNDIQLAISPIICKS; from the coding sequence ATGCAATACCCCCAAATTCGTCCTGAATATATTCAATATGCTATCCGCTTTGGTAAAATAGCTTTCATTATACTTCTTGGTTTGAGCGGCATTCATATCTTACGTAAAATAATCAAAAAACATCTCCTAAAACTATACCCCGATGCATTGCGTGTAAATGTCATTGTACGGTTAATCTCATACTTTTTATTTTTCTTAGTTGCCACAATTGCACTGCAAGAGATTGGCATTGATATGACTGCACTAATTGGAGCTGCCGGCGTTGTCGGTGTTGCAATCGGTTTTGCTGCACAAACAAGTGTTGCCAATATTATCAGTGGCCTATTTTTAACTCTAGAGCACCCATTTGAACTAAATGACACCATCATTATCAATACTATTGAAGGTCAAATCAAGGCGGTCAATCTATTTGCAGTTACTATTCGTACATCCGATAACAAAATCGTACGCATACCAAACGAACAAGTACTCAAAAGTAACATCTATAATATAACCAAAAACAAAAATCGTCGCTTTGAAAGCAATATTAATTTAGCACCTGAAGCAAGCATTCAACAAGCAATCGGAGTTATTAAAGAACTCGCTACTCAAAAAGATTATCTATTAAATGAGCTCGCACCATTTATTGCAATTAAAGAAGTAGCAGGAAATTATAGCCGCTTATTTATTGGAGTCTGGACTACACAAAAAAATTGGGAGACTACTCGTGCTCATTTTTTATCTGATTTAAAAATGGCATTAGCTAAAAATGATATTCAACTCGCAATATCACCAATCATTTGCAAATCATAG
- a CDS encoding thymidine kinase translates to MKKSKGSLEVICGPMFSGKSEELIRRLRRANIAKQKVAVFKPQLDTRRGVDRITSHNGAAIEAQPIENVQDIIEHVAQQNIQVIGIDEVQFFPQEIINIICKLVEHKKRVIVGGLDLDFRGIPFGPIPILLAIADDITKLRSICTICCNDAHFTQRLVNSKPAKFNDPVIQIGAEEAYQARCRECYIIDKRPTFEQPSC, encoded by the coding sequence ATGAAAAAAAGTAAAGGATCTCTCGAAGTAATTTGCGGGCCTATGTTTTCCGGTAAGTCGGAAGAACTTATTCGACGTTTACGGCGTGCAAACATTGCCAAACAAAAAGTTGCGGTATTCAAACCACAACTTGATACACGACGCGGCGTCGATCGGATTACCTCACATAATGGTGCAGCAATTGAAGCACAACCGATCGAAAATGTTCAAGATATCATTGAGCATGTTGCACAACAAAATATTCAAGTGATTGGCATTGATGAAGTGCAGTTTTTCCCTCAGGAAATTATCAACATTATTTGTAAACTGGTCGAGCATAAAAAACGAGTTATTGTCGGTGGTTTAGATTTAGATTTTCGTGGCATTCCCTTTGGTCCAATTCCAATATTACTCGCCATTGCAGATGACATTACTAAGTTACGTTCAATCTGCACGATTTGTTGTAATGATGCACATTTTACCCAACGATTAGTTAATAGTAAGCCGGCAAAATTTAATGATCCTGTAATTCAAATTGGAGCTGAAGAAGCATATCAAGCACGTTGCCGTGAATGTTATATCATTGATAAAAGACCAACGTTTGAGCAACCAAGCTGTTAA
- the ppsA gene encoding phosphoenolpyruvate synthase gives MQAKNILFFVLVYSVTIIQAQHEFNFIKPFNQIGLDDIMSVGGKNASLGQMISHLSKQGIRIPNGFAITADAYWHFLQENKLDKVIKQLIKQCTHADLHSVANKIRTMIINAKVPSLLAHEITDAYRNLCAMYGNEQLDVAVRSSGTAEDLPNASFAGQQDTYLNVRGTDAILHNYKKCIASLFNERAILYRIEQGFDSFDVALSVGVQKMVRSDLACSGVAFSLDTESGFAETITINGSYGLGEMIVQGTVTPDEFRVYKPTLKQKFNAIINKTLGNKTIQMIYEGTNKGVKEIEVPELDQKLFCLTDNEILYLAEMICKIEEHYSQLYDHWTPMDIEWAKDGIDGNIYIVQARPETVHAQRKQNGNVLTTYRLNPDKKLKSIASGQSVGQHIVSGIAHVIDDIDQANLLKEGEILVTSMTDPDWVPAMKKAGGIITNHGGRTCHAAIVSRELGVPALVGTGNATQKIHTGDLITLDCSQGHVGLVYAGAIPFQKEEIYLETLPELPVKVMVNIAEPSNAFNTAMLPVAGVGLARVEFIINNAIKAHPMAFIHPERINDPKVIQEINSLSAAYDNPTEFFISSLAQGVATIAAAFYPRPVIVRMSDFKSNEYGHLLGGSSFEPEEENPMIGFRGASRYYDPAYQEAFGLECQAMKRVRNDMGLTNVKLMLPFVRTLKEAEKTIAVMEQHGLKRGQDDLELIMMCEIPSNVICIDEFCNYFDGFSIGSNDLTQLTLGVDRDSAMLLHLFDERDLAVKRMLKMAIEGALRNNKYIGICGQGPSDHPEIAQFLTECGIHSLSLNADTVMPFIMRHIKNT, from the coding sequence ATGCAAGCAAAAAACATACTATTTTTTGTATTGGTATATTCAGTTACCATAATACAAGCACAACATGAATTTAATTTCATCAAACCATTTAATCAAATCGGTTTAGATGACATCATGTCAGTCGGGGGTAAAAACGCCTCACTAGGACAAATGATAAGTCACTTATCAAAGCAAGGCATTCGTATTCCAAATGGGTTTGCAATTACCGCTGATGCTTATTGGCATTTCCTGCAAGAAAACAAACTAGATAAAGTCATCAAGCAACTTATTAAGCAATGCACCCATGCAGACTTACATTCGGTTGCCAATAAAATTCGTACGATGATTATCAATGCAAAAGTTCCTTCATTGTTAGCACACGAAATTACTGATGCCTATCGAAATTTATGCGCCATGTATGGCAATGAACAGCTCGATGTTGCAGTCCGTTCATCAGGTACAGCTGAAGATTTGCCCAATGCATCATTTGCAGGTCAACAAGACACCTATTTAAATGTTCGTGGCACCGATGCTATTTTGCATAACTATAAAAAATGCATTGCATCATTGTTCAATGAGCGTGCAATTTTATATCGTATCGAGCAAGGATTCGATTCATTCGATGTTGCACTATCAGTTGGCGTACAAAAAATGGTTCGTTCTGATTTAGCTTGTTCAGGAGTAGCTTTTTCACTTGATACCGAAAGCGGTTTTGCTGAAACAATCACCATAAATGGCTCATACGGCCTTGGTGAAATGATAGTACAAGGCACCGTAACACCAGATGAATTTCGCGTATACAAACCAACACTCAAACAAAAATTTAATGCAATCATTAACAAAACACTCGGCAATAAAACTATTCAAATGATTTATGAAGGCACAAATAAAGGGGTCAAAGAGATTGAAGTCCCTGAACTTGACCAAAAATTATTCTGTTTAACTGATAATGAAATTTTATATTTAGCTGAAATGATCTGTAAAATTGAAGAACATTATTCACAACTGTATGACCACTGGACACCCATGGATATTGAATGGGCAAAGGATGGCATTGACGGCAATATATATATTGTACAAGCTCGCCCGGAAACCGTTCATGCACAGCGCAAACAAAATGGTAACGTGCTCACTACCTACCGTTTAAATCCCGATAAAAAACTCAAAAGCATTGCTTCAGGCCAAAGCGTTGGACAACATATTGTTTCCGGCATTGCTCATGTTATTGATGATATTGATCAAGCTAATTTATTAAAAGAAGGCGAAATTTTGGTCACCTCTATGACCGATCCTGATTGGGTTCCTGCAATGAAAAAAGCTGGTGGAATTATTACCAATCATGGAGGCCGTACCTGCCATGCAGCAATTGTTAGCCGTGAACTCGGCGTCCCTGCTCTTGTTGGCACCGGCAATGCAACACAAAAAATCCATACCGGAGACCTCATCACTCTTGACTGCTCACAAGGCCATGTTGGATTAGTATATGCAGGTGCAATACCATTCCAAAAAGAAGAAATCTATTTAGAGACATTACCCGAACTACCGGTTAAAGTTATGGTCAATATTGCAGAGCCAAGTAATGCTTTTAACACCGCAATGTTACCCGTTGCCGGTGTTGGATTAGCGCGGGTTGAATTTATTATAAATAATGCAATCAAAGCACACCCTATGGCTTTTATTCATCCTGAACGCATTAATGACCCAAAAGTAATTCAAGAAATTAATAGTTTATCTGCTGCCTATGACAACCCAACAGAGTTCTTTATCAGCTCATTAGCACAGGGAGTGGCCACCATCGCAGCTGCGTTTTATCCGCGCCCGGTTATTGTGCGCATGTCAGATTTTAAATCAAATGAATATGGTCATTTATTAGGTGGTTCATCTTTTGAACCTGAAGAAGAAAATCCTATGATTGGATTCCGTGGAGCATCACGTTATTATGATCCGGCATATCAAGAAGCATTTGGCCTTGAATGCCAAGCAATGAAACGAGTGCGTAACGATATGGGATTAACCAACGTAAAACTTATGCTTCCATTTGTCCGTACATTAAAAGAGGCTGAAAAAACAATTGCCGTCATGGAACAGCACGGGCTCAAACGTGGTCAAGATGATCTTGAACTTATTATGATGTGTGAAATTCCATCGAATGTAATATGCATTGATGAATTTTGTAATTATTTCGATGGATTTTCTATAGGCTCAAATGATCTGACTCAACTTACCTTAGGTGTTGATCGTGATTCGGCCATGTTACTACATCTTTTTGATGAACGTGATTTGGCAGTAAAACGTATGCTCAAAATGGCGATTGAAGGTGCATTGCGTAACAATAAATATATTGGCATTTGCGGACAAGGTCCATCTGATCACCCCGAAATTGCGCAATTTTTAACTGAATGCGGCATACATAGCCTGTCATTAAATGCTGATACGGTGATGCCTTTTATCATGCGGCATATAAAAAATACATAA
- a CDS encoding cation:dicarboxylase symporter family transporter has product MLRTLRLPLQLVGAIILVTFFGSYFSPAAVRFFFTVSHIFKEFLGLLLPFIIFSFIASGILSLKRGAPLILLILLACIFVSNFIITTLSYVFVRLALPVAQCPAAAEALAVESSLDPLINFKIPQLVSPALMLVLGVICGIVFSIKRVAFVEDTIEKIKSLVEIILLRIFIPLLPIYVFGYLLEINHRGILTLLFRHYGNAIVLILCMQMFFIFSFFVLARCSFKKGWESLKIALPSYITAVSTISSTATIPVTVECAEKNTGNRPLAEMSVPLLANIHLMGAGINIPILSLATLILFKAIVPDPLTYLTFVFYFCTSMFAVTGIPGAGLIVMMPLLDSYFHFSPIMISVLTTLYLLMDASSAGTNVMGDGALIIIVNKLLKKLKLA; this is encoded by the coding sequence ATGTTACGTACTTTACGATTACCATTACAGCTTGTTGGTGCTATTATATTAGTTACATTTTTTGGTTCATATTTTTCTCCGGCTGCTGTACGATTTTTTTTCACAGTGAGCCATATTTTTAAAGAATTTCTTGGTTTGTTGCTTCCGTTTATTATTTTTTCATTTATTGCATCAGGTATTTTATCTCTCAAGCGCGGTGCCCCTTTAATCCTTCTGATTTTGCTTGCATGTATTTTTGTCTCAAACTTTATTATAACTACGTTGTCTTATGTTTTTGTGAGATTAGCGTTACCCGTTGCACAATGCCCTGCAGCTGCAGAAGCATTAGCAGTGGAAAGTTCTTTAGATCCATTAATTAATTTTAAAATTCCTCAACTTGTAAGTCCTGCTTTAATGCTTGTTTTGGGTGTTATTTGTGGTATTGTATTTTCGATTAAACGTGTAGCTTTCGTTGAAGATACCATTGAAAAAATTAAGTCTTTAGTTGAGATCATATTGTTACGTATTTTTATTCCACTTTTACCAATTTATGTATTTGGTTATTTATTGGAAATTAATCATCGTGGTATTTTAACACTGTTATTTCGTCATTACGGTAATGCAATTGTATTGATTTTATGTATGCAAATGTTTTTTATTTTTAGTTTTTTTGTACTTGCAAGATGTTCATTCAAAAAAGGATGGGAATCTCTTAAAATAGCATTACCTAGTTATATCACTGCGGTTTCTACTATTTCTAGTACTGCAACTATTCCGGTAACGGTTGAATGTGCAGAAAAAAATACTGGTAATCGTCCATTGGCTGAAATGTCAGTTCCGTTACTAGCAAACATTCATTTAATGGGCGCAGGGATAAATATTCCCATTCTATCATTGGCAACCTTAATATTGTTTAAAGCAATTGTGCCAGATCCATTAACTTATTTAACTTTTGTTTTCTATTTTTGTACTTCAATGTTCGCAGTTACAGGCATTCCAGGTGCAGGGCTTATTGTTATGATGCCCTTATTGGATTCCTATTTTCATTTCTCTCCTATTATGATTAGTGTATTAACCACTCTGTATCTTTTGATGGATGCATCCAGTGCGGGTACTAACGTGATGGGTGATGGAGCATTGATTATCATTGTTAATAAATTACTCAAAAAGCTTAAATTAGCTTAA
- the murA gene encoding UDP-N-acetylglucosamine 1-carboxyvinyltransferase — translation MKQYTQLVIEKSPPLNGQVELTGAKNAVLVIMASLILTKGESILSNVPFSTDVRNMIILLQQLGAQVKYVAQMQTLYVDTSELNCWDVEHAIMKKMRASILVMGPLLARFGKANIALPGGCTIGSRPIDLHLSNFEKMGVVISECGETLNTSIGSTTPQKIVLDYPSVGATENVMMLATCVQGKTKIINAALEPEVLDLIKVLQKMGAQIQVTAPATIEIEGGIELRSIEHTVINDRLEAGALLLAAAITGGTIDIPQAPAFAMEVFLQKLSQMGHHIQIGANDIGVSLRATKEPKAVSFKTGPYPQFPTDLQAPMMAAQVVADGVSIVEETVFENRLMHVRELQKMGAEIKVLHDQKVMITGVEQLYGCPVIAPDIRASCALVLAGLVAQGNTVMTGVHHWQRAYDALESKLQFLGALIELGQHQMVSLQEPQRFFEKKQ, via the coding sequence ATGAAACAGTACACGCAACTTGTTATTGAAAAATCGCCGCCGCTTAATGGGCAAGTTGAGCTTACCGGTGCCAAAAATGCCGTATTGGTTATTATGGCATCATTAATTTTAACCAAAGGTGAGTCAATTTTGTCCAATGTGCCATTTTCTACAGATGTACGTAACATGATTATTCTTTTGCAACAACTTGGCGCACAAGTCAAATATGTAGCCCAAATGCAAACGTTGTATGTTGATACTTCAGAACTTAATTGTTGGGATGTTGAGCATGCTATTATGAAGAAAATGCGTGCATCAATTTTAGTTATGGGCCCGCTACTTGCACGTTTTGGCAAAGCTAATATTGCATTGCCCGGTGGATGCACTATTGGTTCTCGCCCAATTGATTTGCATTTGAGTAACTTTGAAAAAATGGGAGTTGTAATTTCAGAGTGTGGTGAAACATTAAATACGTCAATTGGTAGTACAACACCACAGAAAATCGTATTAGATTATCCTTCTGTTGGTGCAACAGAAAATGTGATGATGCTTGCGACATGTGTGCAAGGCAAAACGAAAATTATAAATGCTGCACTTGAGCCGGAAGTTTTGGATTTGATAAAAGTGTTGCAAAAAATGGGTGCACAGATTCAAGTTACTGCTCCCGCGACTATTGAAATTGAGGGGGGAATTGAGCTGCGTTCAATTGAGCATACGGTTATTAATGATCGTTTGGAAGCAGGAGCTTTACTTTTGGCTGCTGCAATAACGGGCGGGACCATTGACATTCCGCAAGCCCCTGCATTTGCAATGGAAGTTTTTTTACAAAAATTAAGTCAGATGGGGCATCATATTCAAATTGGTGCCAATGATATTGGCGTTAGTTTACGTGCAACTAAAGAACCGAAAGCGGTCTCTTTCAAAACCGGTCCGTATCCACAGTTTCCTACCGATCTTCAGGCTCCAATGATGGCAGCGCAAGTTGTTGCTGATGGAGTAAGTATTGTTGAAGAAACGGTATTTGAAAATAGGTTAATGCATGTGCGCGAATTGCAAAAAATGGGTGCTGAAATAAAAGTGTTGCATGATCAAAAGGTAATGATAACCGGCGTTGAGCAACTATATGGTTGTCCGGTAATTGCTCCTGATATTCGTGCTTCATGTGCATTAGTGTTGGCAGGATTGGTTGCGCAAGGCAATACTGTTATGACTGGAGTCCATCATTGGCAACGTGCATATGATGCATTGGAAAGCAAGCTGCAATTTTTGGGAGCACTGATTGAATTAGGACAGCATCAAATGGTATCTCTGCAAGAACCTCAAAGATTTTTTGAAAAAAAACAATAG
- a CDS encoding pseudouridine synthase: MTHKKLKKAVEPEKDENHMPLNKYIAQAGVCSRRNAVELIKDGHVKVSGKVVREPGFKVTSDHSVKVKNRLIQKEEPIYVLMNKPKGVVTTVADEKGRTAVVDLIKLPQKQRIYPVGRLDINTTGVLILTNDGYFAQKMAHPSSRIPKMYEVTLHKDIYPEALDQLKKGIRLEDGVIAVDDLYLIPGPKKNKIRVTLHSGRNRIVRRMFEHMGLIVEKLERISFGGITKRGLARGESRRLTKKEIERLKKYKL, translated from the coding sequence ATGACACATAAAAAACTGAAAAAAGCTGTTGAACCAGAAAAAGATGAAAACCATATGCCATTGAATAAATATATTGCTCAAGCAGGTGTTTGTTCACGGCGTAATGCGGTTGAATTAATCAAAGATGGTCATGTAAAAGTGAGTGGTAAGGTAGTAAGAGAGCCCGGTTTTAAGGTTACTTCAGATCATTCAGTAAAAGTGAAAAATAGATTGATTCAAAAAGAAGAGCCTATTTATGTATTGATGAATAAGCCAAAAGGGGTAGTGACAACGGTAGCTGATGAAAAAGGTAGAACAGCTGTTGTGGATCTTATTAAATTGCCACAAAAGCAACGTATCTATCCGGTTGGCAGGTTAGATATTAATACAACCGGTGTATTGATTTTAACAAATGACGGTTATTTTGCACAAAAAATGGCACATCCTTCAAGTCGTATCCCAAAAATGTATGAAGTAACATTGCATAAAGATATTTATCCTGAAGCATTAGATCAACTTAAAAAAGGTATTCGTTTAGAGGACGGTGTTATTGCGGTCGATGATCTTTACCTTATTCCGGGTCCAAAGAAGAACAAGATTCGTGTTACATTACATAGTGGTAGAAATCGTATTGTTCGTCGTATGTTTGAGCATATGGGTTTGATTGTCGAAAAACTGGAGCGGATTTCTTTTGGTGGGATTACAAAGCGTGGGCTCGCTCGTGGCGAATCACGACGTCTTACTAAAAAGGAGATTGAACGGTTGAAAAAATATAAACTATGA